In the genome of Paracoccus tegillarcae, one region contains:
- a CDS encoding substrate-binding domain-containing protein yields the protein MKSVKLAISSAALLAATAGVAAARDQIRIVGSSTVFPYTQAVAEEFAAETGASAPIVESTGTGGGMQIFCEGVGENTPDITGASRAMKKSEFDLCAQNGVDSVSEAMIGYDGLSIATSVENEGLTNLTLAQVFLALAAEVPVDGELIANPNTKWSDIDASLPDTEIVVFGPPPTSGTRDAFVELGMHAGCEEIEEFVALADASGDEDFIDNNCSRMRTDGPFIEAGENDNLIVQRLAADPNALGIFGYSFLFENQDKLRDVSLNDVAANMDTIGDGSYPLSRPLYFYVKNAHRGVIPNLDEFIGAYMSDNALAADGYLSERGLVALGDEERATLQEAVTSGAAMEAPTD from the coding sequence ATGAAATCCGTCAAACTCGCCATCTCATCGGCCGCGCTGCTCGCGGCCACCGCTGGCGTCGCTGCTGCCCGTGACCAGATCCGCATCGTCGGCTCATCGACCGTCTTTCCCTATACGCAGGCCGTTGCCGAGGAATTCGCGGCTGAAACCGGTGCATCGGCGCCGATCGTGGAATCGACCGGTACCGGCGGCGGCATGCAGATTTTCTGCGAAGGCGTTGGCGAAAACACCCCTGACATCACCGGTGCCTCGCGCGCCATGAAGAAATCGGAATTCGATCTCTGCGCCCAGAACGGCGTCGATAGCGTCTCCGAGGCGATGATCGGCTATGACGGCCTGTCGATCGCAACCTCGGTCGAGAACGAAGGCCTGACCAATCTGACGCTGGCACAGGTGTTCCTGGCGCTTGCCGCCGAAGTGCCGGTCGACGGTGAACTGATAGCCAACCCCAACACCAAATGGTCGGATATCGACGCATCGCTGCCTGATACCGAAATCGTCGTCTTCGGCCCCCCGCCCACCTCGGGCACGCGCGACGCCTTTGTCGAACTGGGCATGCATGCCGGTTGCGAAGAGATCGAAGAATTCGTCGCGCTGGCCGATGCGTCGGGTGATGAGGACTTCATCGACAACAACTGCTCGCGCATGCGCACCGACGGCCCCTTCATCGAAGCCGGCGAGAACGACAACCTGATCGTGCAGCGTCTGGCCGCCGACCCGAACGCACTGGGCATCTTTGGCTATTCGTTCCTGTTCGAAAACCAGGACAAGCTGCGCGATGTCAGCCTGAACGACGTCGCGGCCAATATGGACACCATCGGCGACGGCTCCTACCCGCTGTCGCGCCCGCTGTATTTCTACGTCAAGAACGCACATCGCGGTGTGATCCCGAACCTGGACGAGTTCATCGGCGCCTATATGTCCGACAATGCACTGGCCGCTGACGGCTATCTGTCCGAGCGCGGCCTGGTCGCCCTGGGTGATGAAGAGCGTGCGACCCTGCAAGAGGCAGTGACCTCGGGTGCGGCGATGGAAGCGCCCACCGACTAA
- a CDS encoding DUF2268 domain-containing putative Zn-dependent protease (predicted Zn-dependent protease with a strongly conserved HExxH motif) — protein MTIWHLHLLNSRHQLTAILPDIRAAARQAVALAGAQADVPDFDLVLRGQPGGGIADWGVGGHAQAPALIEITLNPARFDPDLLIRTLVHEMHHLIRWDGPGYGKSLGEALVSEGLAGHFVLQVLGGKPDPRDATTPSAGTARRAMSEWSRLSYDHAEWFFGRGKIRKWSGYGLGHRLIAEHLEQHPGGDAVSLAMTRADAFREAMRRLAKVDGGDSAEVETTDEEATPDLASDAPDDSPAPQSSTAKQDGRAIP, from the coding sequence ATGACGATCTGGCACCTTCATCTCTTGAATTCGCGGCACCAGCTGACTGCCATTCTGCCCGATATCCGCGCCGCCGCGCGGCAGGCCGTGGCGCTGGCAGGCGCGCAGGCCGACGTGCCGGATTTCGATCTGGTGTTGCGTGGCCAGCCCGGCGGCGGGATAGCCGATTGGGGCGTCGGCGGTCATGCGCAGGCGCCCGCGCTGATAGAGATCACCCTGAACCCCGCGCGATTCGACCCCGATCTGCTGATCCGGACGCTGGTCCACGAGATGCACCACCTGATCAGGTGGGATGGTCCGGGCTATGGCAAGTCCCTGGGCGAGGCGCTGGTCAGCGAGGGGCTGGCGGGGCATTTCGTGCTGCAGGTTCTGGGCGGCAAGCCCGATCCCCGGGACGCGACCACGCCCTCGGCGGGGACCGCGCGGCGGGCAATGTCCGAATGGTCGCGGCTCAGCTATGACCATGCCGAATGGTTCTTTGGCCGGGGAAAGATCCGCAAATGGTCGGGTTACGGGTTGGGCCACCGGCTGATTGCCGAACATCTGGAGCAACATCCCGGCGGTGACGCCGTGTCGCTGGCCATGACGCGCGCCGATGCCTTTCGCGAGGCGATGCGGCGATTGGCCAAGGTGGATGGTGGCGACAGCGCCGAGGTTGAGACGACGGATGAGGAGGCAACGCCTGACCTCGCATCGGACGCGCCGGACGACAGCCCGGCCCCGCAGAGCAGCACGGCCAAACAGGACGGGCGGGCTATTCCTTGA
- a CDS encoding carbohydrate ABC transporter permease — protein MNATPKPVEDNVEGVDQFETRARRIFVVYLPLACFIFVLLFPFYWMAITAVKPNYQLTDYDNYSPFWVVGATLEHIKYLLFETSYPGWLWNTMIVATASTFISLAASVFAAYAIERLRFTGARITGLLIFLAYLVPPSILFIPLAFIVFQVGIFDSKLALILTYPTFLIPFCTWLLMGYFRSIPFELEESALVDGATRWQILTKVVLPLAVPGLISAGIFAFTLSWNEFIYALTFISSSENKTIPVGVLTELVRGDIYEWGALMSGALLGSLPVVILYSFFVDYYVSSMTGAVKE, from the coding sequence ATGAATGCGACACCCAAACCGGTCGAGGACAATGTCGAAGGCGTCGATCAGTTCGAGACCCGGGCACGCCGGATCTTCGTGGTCTACCTGCCTTTGGCCTGCTTCATCTTTGTGCTGCTGTTCCCGTTTTACTGGATGGCGATCACGGCGGTAAAGCCGAACTACCAGTTGACCGACTATGACAATTACAGCCCCTTCTGGGTGGTCGGCGCGACATTGGAGCACATCAAGTATCTGCTGTTTGAAACCAGCTATCCGGGCTGGCTGTGGAACACGATGATCGTGGCCACGGCCTCGACCTTCATTTCGCTGGCGGCCTCGGTCTTTGCCGCCTACGCGATCGAGCGGCTGCGCTTTACCGGCGCGCGGATCACCGGGCTTCTGATCTTTCTGGCCTATCTGGTGCCGCCTTCGATCCTGTTCATCCCGCTGGCCTTCATCGTGTTTCAGGTGGGCATCTTCGACAGCAAACTGGCGCTGATCCTGACCTATCCGACCTTCCTGATCCCGTTCTGTACCTGGCTGCTGATGGGCTATTTCCGCAGCATTCCGTTCGAACTGGAAGAATCCGCGCTGGTCGATGGCGCGACGCGCTGGCAGATCCTGACCAAGGTCGTGCTGCCGCTGGCCGTGCCCGGCCTGATCTCTGCCGGGATCTTTGCCTTTACGCTGTCATGGAACGAATTCATCTATGCGCTGACCTTTATTTCCAGCTCGGAAAACAAGACCATTCCGGTCGGTGTGCTGACTGAACTGGTGCGCGGCGACATCTATGAATGGGGTGCGCTGATGTCCGGCGCGCTGCTGGGGTCGCTGCCGGTGGTGATCCTGTATTCGTTCTTCGTGGATTACTATGTTTCGTCCATGACCGGCGCCGTCAAGGAATAG
- a CDS encoding carbohydrate ABC transporter permease, with translation MSTTDRIQDDPVDEPRGSVWSRFVGSRNGLGLLFMLPAAVFLLCFLTYPLGLGVWLGFTDTRIGRAGVFIGLENYQWLFEDPVFWLSVFNTMVYTFVASVLKFGLGLWLALLLNRHLPAKNFFRAIILLPWVVPTVLSALAFWWIFDAQFSIISWVLMEWGLISQPINFLGDPWNARWSVIAANVWRGIPFVAISLLAGLQTIPQSLNEAAAIDGATPWQRFTKVTLPLLTPIIAVVMTFSVLFTFTDFQLIYVLTRGGPVNATHLMATLSFQRAIPGGQLGEGAAIAVAMIPFLLAAILFSFFGLQRRKWQQGGGD, from the coding sequence ATGTCGACAACCGACCGAATACAGGACGATCCGGTGGATGAGCCTCGCGGCTCGGTCTGGTCACGCTTTGTCGGCAGCCGGAACGGGCTGGGCCTTCTGTTCATGCTGCCGGCGGCGGTGTTTCTGCTGTGTTTTCTGACCTACCCTCTGGGCCTTGGCGTCTGGCTGGGCTTTACCGATACCCGGATCGGACGGGCCGGCGTGTTCATCGGTCTGGAAAACTACCAATGGCTGTTCGAGGACCCGGTCTTCTGGCTGTCGGTCTTTAACACCATGGTCTACACTTTCGTGGCCTCGGTGCTGAAATTCGGGCTGGGGCTGTGGCTGGCGCTGCTGTTGAACCGGCACCTGCCGGCCAAGAACTTCTTTCGCGCCATCATCCTGCTGCCCTGGGTCGTGCCCACCGTTCTGTCGGCGCTGGCCTTCTGGTGGATCTTTGACGCGCAGTTTTCGATCATCTCCTGGGTGCTGATGGAATGGGGGCTGATCAGCCAGCCGATCAACTTTCTGGGCGATCCGTGGAATGCCCGCTGGTCGGTGATTGCCGCCAATGTCTGGCGCGGCATCCCCTTTGTCGCCATCTCGCTGCTGGCGGGCCTGCAAACCATCCCGCAATCGCTGAACGAGGCCGCCGCCATCGACGGCGCGACGCCCTGGCAGCGCTTCACCAAGGTCACGCTGCCGCTGCTGACGCCGATCATCGCGGTGGTGATGACCTTCTCGGTGCTGTTCACCTTCACCGACTTCCAGCTGATCTATGTGCTGACGCGCGGCGGCCCCGTGAACGCCACGCACCTGATGGCAACGCTGTCGTTCCAGCGCGCCATTCCGGGCGGTCAACTGGGCGAGGGTGCTGCCATCGCGGTTGCCATGATCCCGTTCCTGCTGGCGGCGATCCTGTTCAGCTTTTTCGGTCTGCAGCGCCGTAAATGGCAGCAGGGCGGGGGGGACTAG
- a CDS encoding ABC transporter substrate-binding protein, translating into MTIDRRKLLQGTAALAAGSALIGPFGARKALAQAAAATFQPEEGASLRLLRWVPFVAGEEEAWNTNTAAFTEATGVQVQIDQESWEDVRPKAAVAANVGSGPDMVMSWFDDPFQYPDKLVDVTDLCTTLGDQHGGWYDGLRAYAEQDGKFIAVPLCAIGNAICYRDSHMKAAGFEEFPTDTAGFLELCKAMQAAGTPAGFPHGKAVGDGNNYAHWLLWSHGGMTVNEAGEVAINSPETLAAINYAIELYKTFIPGTESWLDINNNRAFLAGEVSLTANGVSLYYAAINDPALAEIAEDIRTTTMPIGPVGESVELHQTSTISIFNHCQFPNAAKAYIEFMYQADQMNAWLEGASAYCCQALKGFADNPVWTSNPIHAPYAKASESLRENGYAGPLGAASAGTMADYVLVDMFAEAVSGQRTPEEAIANAERRIARYYR; encoded by the coding sequence ATGACCATAGATCGCAGAAAACTGCTGCAGGGCACCGCCGCGCTGGCCGCTGGTTCGGCCCTGATCGGACCCTTTGGCGCACGCAAGGCACTGGCGCAGGCCGCCGCCGCCACGTTCCAGCCGGAAGAGGGCGCAAGCCTCAGGCTGTTGCGTTGGGTGCCCTTTGTCGCGGGCGAGGAAGAGGCGTGGAACACCAATACCGCTGCCTTCACCGAGGCGACCGGTGTGCAGGTGCAGATCGACCAGGAAAGCTGGGAGGACGTCCGTCCCAAGGCCGCCGTTGCCGCCAATGTGGGCTCTGGCCCCGACATGGTGATGAGCTGGTTCGACGACCCGTTCCAGTATCCCGACAAGTTGGTCGATGTGACCGATCTGTGCACCACATTGGGCGATCAGCATGGCGGCTGGTATGACGGGCTGCGCGCCTATGCCGAGCAGGACGGCAAGTTCATCGCCGTGCCGCTTTGCGCCATCGGCAACGCCATCTGCTATCGCGACAGCCACATGAAGGCCGCCGGTTTCGAGGAATTTCCGACCGACACGGCGGGCTTTCTTGAACTCTGCAAGGCGATGCAGGCGGCAGGCACGCCCGCAGGCTTCCCGCACGGCAAGGCAGTGGGTGACGGCAACAACTATGCCCATTGGCTGCTCTGGTCGCATGGCGGCATGACGGTGAACGAGGCAGGCGAGGTCGCCATCAACAGCCCCGAGACGCTGGCCGCGATCAACTATGCGATCGAGCTGTACAAGACCTTTATTCCGGGCACCGAAAGCTGGCTGGACATCAACAACAACCGCGCCTTCCTGGCCGGAGAGGTCTCGCTGACGGCAAACGGCGTGTCGCTGTATTACGCTGCCATCAACGACCCGGCCTTGGCCGAGATCGCCGAGGATATCCGCACAACCACCATGCCGATCGGTCCGGTCGGCGAATCGGTGGAACTGCACCAGACCTCGACCATCTCGATCTTCAACCACTGCCAGTTCCCCAACGCGGCCAAGGCCTATATCGAGTTCATGTATCAGGCCGACCAGATGAATGCCTGGCTGGAAGGCGCCAGCGCCTATTGCTGCCAGGCGCTCAAGGGCTTTGCCGACAACCCGGTCTGGACCTCGAACCCGATCCACGCGCCCTATGCCAAGGCATCGGAATCGCTGCGCGAGAATGGCTATGCCGGGCCTCTGGGTGCGGCGTCGGCGGGGACCATGGCCGATTATGTTCTGGTCGATATGTTCGCCGAGGCCGTCAGCGGCCAGCGCACGCCGGAAGAAGCCATCGCCAATGCCGAACGCCGCATCGCGCGGTACTATCGCTGA
- a CDS encoding ABC transporter ATP-binding protein — MASVTIDDVRKSFGQTEVLHGVSVDIEEGEFVVLVGPSGCGKSTLLRMLAGLENITSGRILIGDKVVNKLPPKERDIAMVFQNYALYPHLTVAENMGFSLKLNGVSKADIAERVKPAAEILGLAHLLERYPRQLSGGQRQRVAMGRAIVRDPQVFLFDEPLSNLDAKLRVSMRTEIKNLHNRLTTTTVYVTHDQIEAMTMADKIVVMNDGRVEQIGAPLELYDNPANLFVAGFIGSPAMNMVQGTLSNGHFAAGNGQALPTPSRLPADVGNGRTLIYGIRPEGIALGGEVPLQVEVTEPTGSETYVAGQMGGAPVTCVFRERVAARPGDTIQISVDPAAVHLFDAESGDRLTRPAV, encoded by the coding sequence ATGGCATCGGTCACCATTGACGACGTCCGTAAATCTTTTGGTCAGACCGAGGTGCTGCATGGCGTCTCGGTTGATATCGAAGAGGGCGAGTTCGTCGTTCTGGTCGGCCCTTCGGGCTGCGGGAAATCCACGCTGCTGCGGATGCTGGCGGGGTTGGAAAACATCACCTCGGGGCGCATTCTGATCGGCGACAAGGTGGTGAACAAACTGCCGCCCAAGGAACGCGACATTGCGATGGTGTTCCAGAACTACGCTCTGTATCCGCACCTCACCGTCGCCGAGAATATGGGTTTCTCGCTCAAGTTGAATGGTGTCAGCAAGGCCGACATCGCCGAACGGGTCAAGCCTGCCGCTGAAATTCTGGGCCTCGCGCATCTCTTGGAACGCTATCCCCGGCAATTGTCCGGCGGCCAGCGCCAGCGCGTCGCCATGGGCCGCGCCATCGTACGCGATCCGCAGGTGTTCCTGTTCGACGAGCCGCTGTCGAACCTCGATGCCAAGCTGCGGGTCAGCATGCGGACCGAGATCAAGAACCTGCACAACCGCCTGACGACGACCACCGTCTATGTGACCCATGACCAGATCGAGGCGATGACCATGGCCGACAAGATCGTGGTGATGAATGACGGTCGCGTCGAACAGATCGGCGCGCCGCTGGAACTCTATGACAATCCGGCCAATCTGTTTGTGGCCGGCTTTATCGGCAGCCCGGCGATGAACATGGTTCAGGGAACGCTGAGCAACGGTCATTTTGCGGCCGGCAACGGACAGGCACTGCCGACGCCATCGCGGCTGCCTGCCGATGTGGGGAACGGACGCACGCTGATTTACGGCATCCGGCCCGAAGGCATCGCCCTTGGCGGCGAGGTTCCGCTGCAAGTCGAAGTGACAGAGCCGACGGGCTCAGAGACCTACGTCGCCGGGCAGATGGGCGGCGCGCCCGTGACCTGCGTGTTCCGCGAACGCGTTGCCGCGCGGCCGGGCGATACAATCCAGATCAGCGTCGATCCTGCTGCCGTGCATTTGTTTGACGCCGAATCGGGCGACCGGCTGACCAGGCCGGCCGTCTGA
- a CDS encoding Bug family tripartite tricarboxylate transporter substrate binding protein encodes MNRNRFLRLMTGTAMALTLGLPAMAQTEYPDRPIEMIVPWGAGGGTDAVGRIFAQLLQEELGTPVNVVNRTGGSGVVGHSAIAGAEPDGYTIGIMTIEIDMMHWQGLTDLTYEDFDILAMVNADPGGLMVSADSEYQDAAALRDAIRDGGAGAVKGSGTGQGGIWHLSLLGWMMSEDIPVENLTWVPSEGAAPGLTDMVAGGVDLVPSSLAEGRALIEAGRVNALATMSDERQALFPDAPTINEATGSDWTLSVWRTIAAPTGMPEEARAKLVAAIETAYNSETYQSFMNERGFGLLWAGPEEATRIVAEDDTNLGEVMKATGLAKE; translated from the coding sequence ATGAACCGCAACAGGTTTCTAAGACTGATGACGGGCACCGCTATGGCGTTGACCCTTGGGCTGCCAGCGATGGCGCAAACCGAATATCCCGACCGTCCGATAGAAATGATCGTGCCCTGGGGCGCAGGCGGTGGCACCGATGCGGTGGGTCGTATCTTTGCGCAACTGCTGCAAGAGGAACTGGGCACGCCGGTCAATGTCGTGAACCGCACCGGTGGTTCTGGCGTGGTCGGGCATTCGGCCATCGCAGGCGCCGAACCCGATGGCTATACCATCGGCATCATGACGATCGAGATCGACATGATGCATTGGCAGGGCCTGACAGATCTGACCTATGAGGATTTCGATATCCTCGCCATGGTTAACGCCGATCCGGGCGGGCTGATGGTATCCGCTGACAGCGAATATCAGGACGCAGCCGCATTGCGTGACGCGATCCGCGATGGCGGTGCGGGCGCGGTCAAGGGTTCGGGCACGGGACAGGGCGGCATCTGGCATCTCAGTCTGCTGGGCTGGATGATGTCCGAGGATATCCCGGTCGAGAACCTGACCTGGGTTCCCAGTGAGGGCGCGGCGCCCGGCCTGACCGATATGGTCGCAGGCGGCGTCGATCTGGTGCCCTCATCGCTGGCCGAGGGGCGGGCGCTGATCGAGGCCGGACGGGTCAATGCGCTGGCCACCATGTCAGATGAACGCCAGGCCCTGTTCCCGGATGCGCCGACCATCAACGAGGCCACGGGGTCGGATTGGACGCTTTCCGTCTGGCGCACCATCGCCGCACCCACGGGCATGCCCGAAGAGGCGCGCGCAAAACTGGTTGCCGCAATCGAGACCGCCTATAACAGCGAAACCTATCAAAGCTTCATGAACGAGCGTGGCTTTGGCCTGCTCTGGGCCGGCCCGGAAGAGGCGACCCGGATCGTGGCCGAGGATGACACCAATCTGGGCGAAGTCATGAAGGCGACGGGCCTCGCCAAAGAGTGA
- a CDS encoding tripartite tricarboxylate transporter TctB family protein — translation MRLGDSALGMLVLLGGAALFWAALGFSPIPGQEYGAQTMPKTIAVLAMAVGAVMMVSGRGQPALVLDGWTRDPMAWARLAASILLILGYVLFASKLGFALTAFLLLVAMMLLTGTHPLTALLVAVGAVVIVQYSFGQLLRVPLPRGDLLALPF, via the coding sequence ATGAGGCTTGGCGACAGCGCGCTTGGCATGCTGGTTCTGCTGGGGGGCGCGGCGCTGTTTTGGGCCGCACTGGGGTTTTCACCCATTCCCGGACAGGAATACGGCGCCCAGACCATGCCCAAGACCATCGCCGTTCTGGCAATGGCTGTCGGCGCGGTGATGATGGTCAGCGGGCGCGGCCAGCCCGCGCTGGTGCTGGATGGCTGGACCCGTGACCCGATGGCCTGGGCACGGCTGGCAGCGTCGATCCTGCTGATCCTGGGATATGTGCTTTTCGCGTCGAAACTGGGATTTGCGCTGACCGCGTTTCTGCTGCTGGTCGCCATGATGCTGTTGACCGGAACGCATCCGCTGACCGCGCTGCTGGTCGCCGTGGGTGCGGTCGTCATCGTGCAATATTCGTTCGGACAATTGTTGCGCGTGCCGCTGCCGCGCGGCGATCTGTTGGCTTTGCCGTTCTGA
- a CDS encoding tripartite tricarboxylate transporter permease, which translates to MNTFTQAIGLVADPQVLLVMLASGLFGLFVGSIPGLTATMATALLVPVTFFMDPVPAIAAIVTAAAMSIFAGDIPGALLRIPGTPASAAYVEDAYRMTRDGRSRDALGAVLVFSAIGGIFGTIILIFASPMLAEIALKFSSFEYFWLVVLGLSCAIFVSPGAPTRAIVSLLIGLFAATIGMDNPAAEARFTFGNIDLLAGVSFIPAMIGLFAVAEVFRAMVHGRSGATAPIQPDTNGLFRAQLGNLARYPVQALRGSTLGTFIGALPGAGADIAAWISYAISKRFSRTPEKFGTGHVEGLVEAGSSNNAAVSGAWIPALVFGIPGDSITAIVIGVLYVKGMNPGPTIFLHEPQLIYALFIVFLLANLLMLPLGWLAIRLSSRVLQVPQRVLMPLILLFCIVGSFSITNSAYGVVLMLIFGILGFVMEENDIPIAPAILGLVLGPMLEKNFITSMIKADGNWLAFFERPIAAGIGVVAILVWLLPLVRLLMRRRAQV; encoded by the coding sequence ATGAACACCTTTACTCAGGCCATTGGTCTTGTCGCCGATCCGCAGGTGCTGCTGGTCATGCTGGCCTCGGGGTTGTTCGGGCTGTTCGTCGGCTCGATTCCGGGACTGACCGCGACCATGGCCACCGCGCTGCTGGTGCCGGTGACGTTTTTCATGGACCCGGTGCCGGCCATCGCGGCCATCGTCACCGCCGCCGCCATGTCGATCTTTGCCGGCGACATACCGGGCGCGCTGCTGCGCATCCCCGGCACGCCAGCCAGCGCGGCCTATGTCGAGGATGCGTATCGGATGACCCGCGACGGGCGGTCGCGCGACGCATTGGGGGCGGTGCTGGTCTTTTCCGCAATCGGGGGCATCTTTGGCACCATCATCCTGATCTTTGCCTCGCCGATGCTGGCCGAGATCGCGCTGAAGTTCAGTTCATTCGAGTATTTCTGGCTGGTCGTTCTGGGCCTGTCCTGCGCCATTTTCGTTTCGCCCGGCGCACCCACGCGGGCGATTGTCTCGCTGCTGATCGGGCTGTTCGCCGCCACCATCGGCATGGACAACCCGGCGGCCGAGGCGCGCTTTACCTTTGGCAATATCGATCTGCTGGCAGGCGTCTCGTTCATCCCTGCCATGATCGGCCTCTTTGCCGTGGCCGAGGTGTTCCGCGCGATGGTCCATGGTCGCAGCGGCGCCACGGCACCCATCCAGCCCGACACCAACGGTCTGTTCCGCGCGCAGCTGGGCAATCTGGCACGTTACCCGGTGCAGGCCCTGCGCGGCAGCACCCTGGGCACGTTCATCGGCGCGCTGCCGGGGGCAGGTGCGGATATCGCGGCCTGGATTTCCTATGCGATCTCCAAGCGTTTCTCGCGCACGCCCGAGAAATTCGGCACCGGCCATGTCGAGGGTCTGGTCGAAGCCGGGTCCTCGAACAATGCCGCTGTCAGCGGGGCGTGGATACCGGCGCTGGTCTTCGGGATTCCGGGCGATTCCATCACCGCCATCGTGATTGGGGTGCTTTATGTCAAAGGCATGAACCCCGGCCCGACGATCTTTCTGCATGAACCGCAGCTGATCTACGCGCTGTTCATCGTGTTTCTGTTGGCGAACCTGCTGATGCTGCCACTGGGCTGGCTGGCGATCCGGCTGTCGTCGCGGGTGCTGCAGGTGCCGCAGCGGGTGCTGATGCCGCTGATCCTGCTGTTCTGTATCGTGGGATCCTTCTCGATCACCAATTCGGCTTACGGCGTGGTTCTGATGCTGATCTTCGGCATCCTCGGCTTTGTGATGGAGGAAAACGACATCCCCATCGCCCCGGCCATCCTCGGGTTGGTTCTGGGGCCGATGCTGGAAAAGAACTTCATCACCTCGATGATCAAGGCAGATGGCAATTGGCTGGCGTTTTTCGAGCGCCCGATTGCCGCGGGCATTGGGGTCGTGGCGATTCTGGTCTGGCTGCTGCCGCTGGTGCGACTGCTGATGCGCAGGCGCGCGCAGGTCTAG
- a CDS encoding hydroxypyruvate isomerase family protein, whose product MPRFSANLGFLWAELPLPQAIRAAAKAGFDAVECHWPFDHDPGAVRAALTEAGLPMLGLNTLRGKPGENGLSALPGREAEARAEIDRALDYAAATGCGAVHVMAGFAQGADAASTFNDNLRYACERAADRRIVILIEPLNHHDAPGYFLRDATQAAGIIAALDRPNLRLMFDCYHLQIMQGDLTRRLRDLLPIIGHIQFAAVPDRGAPDHGELDYRHIFAAIDAMGWDRPLGAEYKPGGATEPTLGWMKTLR is encoded by the coding sequence ATGCCGCGGTTCTCGGCCAATCTGGGTTTTCTTTGGGCCGAACTGCCCTTGCCGCAGGCCATCCGGGCTGCGGCAAAGGCCGGCTTCGATGCGGTCGAGTGCCACTGGCCCTTTGACCACGATCCCGGCGCGGTGCGCGCGGCGCTGACCGAGGCGGGGCTGCCGATGCTGGGGCTGAACACCCTGCGAGGAAAGCCGGGCGAGAACGGATTGTCCGCCCTGCCGGGGCGCGAGGCCGAGGCGCGGGCGGAAATCGACCGGGCGCTGGATTACGCCGCCGCGACAGGCTGCGGCGCGGTTCACGTCATGGCGGGCTTTGCCCAGGGCGCGGACGCCGCCTCGACGTTCAACGACAACCTGCGCTACGCCTGCGAACGGGCCGCAGATCGGCGTATCGTGATCCTGATAGAGCCGCTGAACCATCACGATGCGCCGGGCTATTTCCTGCGCGATGCGACGCAGGCGGCAGGCATCATTGCGGCGCTGGACCGGCCCAATCTGCGCCTGATGTTCGACTGCTATCACCTGCAGATCATGCAGGGCGATCTGACCCGGCGGCTGCGGGACCTGCTGCCGATCATCGGGCATATCCAGTTCGCCGCCGTGCCGGACCGCGGCGCGCCGGATCATGGCGAGTTGGATTACCGCCATATTTTCGCCGCCATCGACGCCATGGGCTGGGACCGCCCGCTTGGCGCCGAATACAAACCCGGCGGCGCGACAGAGCCGACCTTGGGCTGGATGAAAACCCTGCGCTAG